The Anas platyrhynchos isolate ZD024472 breed Pekin duck chromosome 31, IASCAAS_PekinDuck_T2T, whole genome shotgun sequence genome includes a window with the following:
- the LOC139999976 gene encoding olfactory receptor 14A16-like — translation MPNSSSVSEFLLLAFADTRKLQLLHFTLFLGIYLAALLGNGLILSAVACHHRLHTPMYFFLLNLALLDLGCISSTLPKAMANALWDTRAISHQGCTTQVFLFVLLMSSEYYLLTIMAYDRYVAICKPLHYGSLLGSRACAQMAAAAWGSGFLNAVLHTANTFSLPLCHGNAVGQFFCEIPQILKLSCSDSYLRETGILVFSVSLSFGCFVFIVVSYVQIFRAVLRMPSSQGRHKAFSTCLPHLAVVFLFLSTSMFAYLKPASISSPSLDLVVSLLYSVVPPAVNPIIYSMRNQQLKVAVRKLFLYVLLKHQCC, via the coding sequence atgcccaacagcagctctgtgagcgagttcctcctgctggcattcgcagacacgcgcaagctgcagctcctgcactttacgctcttcctgggcatctacctggctgccctcctgggcaacggcctcatcctcagcgccgtagcctgccaccaccgcctccacacccccatgtacttcttcctcctcaacctcgccctcctcgacctgggctgcatctccagcactctgcccaaagccatggccaatgccctctgggacaccagggccatctcccaTCAAGGATGTACTACACAGgtctttctctttgtcttgttgatgtcatcggAGTATTaccttctcaccatcatggcgtacgaccgctacgttgccatctgcaagcccttgcactacgggagcctcctgggcagcagagcttgtgcccagatggcagcagctgcctggggcagtggctttctcaatgctgtcctgcacacggccaacacattttccctgcccctctgccatggcaatgctgtgggccagttcttctgtgaaatcccccagatcctcaagctctcctgttcAGATTCTTATCTCAGGGAAACTGGCATCcttgtgtttagtgtttctttatcatttggttgttttgttttcattgtggtgtcctatgtgcagatcttcagggctgtgctgaggatgccctcttctcagggccggcacaaagccttttccacgtgcctccctcacctggccgtggtcttcCTCTTTCTTAGCACTTCCATGTTTGCCTACTTGAAGCCCGCTTCTATATCTTCCCCATCTCTGGACTTGGTGGTGTCACTTTTGTACTCAGTggtacctccagcagtgaaccccatcatttacagcatgaggaaccagcaGCTCAAAGTTGCAGTGAGGAAATTGTTTCTATATGTGCTTCTTAAGCATCAGTGTTGTTAA